A genomic region of Alnus glutinosa chromosome 11, dhAlnGlut1.1, whole genome shotgun sequence contains the following coding sequences:
- the LOC133882101 gene encoding rust resistance kinase Lr10-like: protein MTVARGTMGYIAPEVFSRNFGNVSYKSDVYSFRILLLEVVGGRKNVENKVNNTNQVYFPEWIYNFLEQKEDLRVLIEDDEDAKIAKKLAIVGLWCIQWHPASRPSMKVVTQMLEGGNELTMPPNPFGSTNPTRMNLDQKFDVIPEQE, encoded by the coding sequence ATGACTGTAGCCAGGGGTACTATGGGTTACATTGCACCTGAAGTCTTCTCTAGGAACTTTGGAAATGTTTCTTACAAATCAGATGTCTATAGTTTTAGAATTTTATTGCTTGAAGTAGTTGGAGGAAGGAAAAATGTTGAGAATAAAGTAAATAACACTAATCAAGTTTACTTTCCAGAATGGATCTACAATTTCTTGGAACAAAAAGAAGACTTACGAGTCCTCATTGAGGATGATGAAGATgctaaaattgcaaaaaaactTGCAATTGTTGGACTTTGGTGCATCCAATGGCACCCAGCGAGTCGTCCTTCTATGAAAGTTGTCACTCAAATGTTGGAAGGAGGGAATGAATTAACTATGCCTCCTAATCCATTTGGCTCGACAAATCCCACAAGAATGAATCTAGACCAAAAGTTTGATGTCATCCCGGAACAAGAGTAA